A single region of the Oryzias melastigma strain HK-1 linkage group LG23, ASM292280v2, whole genome shotgun sequence genome encodes:
- the LOC112153240 gene encoding bromodomain-containing protein 1, with product MKKKARQHRVAVPQRPPSPIKPSPNKQILTYEQAQRLVEFEMDGRIHRLSIYDKLQVVCDDDPVVREMVECLNNKENADKPQQPVLLRSVRLKNNKEKKNAALGILGNDEDGGQPTGVHPGPKLPEPKFRTVEYNLPAVPKRPSSYFKFIEKTDEELDEDTEYDMDEEDYAWLDLVNERRRSEGFSQVSHNVFEFLIDRFEKELHLESLDQASEKQAPVDEDAVCSICMDEECHNSNAILFCDMCNVAVHQECYGVPYIPEGQWHCRHCLQSPTQPAGCILCPNKGGAVKKTDDERWGHVVCALWVPEVGFSNTTFIEPIDGVSQIPPARWKLTCYICKEKGVGACIQCHKANCYTAFHVTCAQKAGLFMKMEPIQEVTDTGEATFSVKKTAYCGAHTPNGCVRRPLSIYHESKPKNGLCKKLDKGRGDEKGQQKGKQKKKSKGKKPEPEEEVEAVIPAVVPTFPAHRLQTILNQVSIQKKKAFVELVLNYWTLKRQSRNGMPLIRRLQTSMQSQKNSQPRQNEEESRSLKEQLKEWHRLRHDLERARLLLELIRKREKLKREEIKLQESLLEMQLTPFSILLRVLLDQLQAKDQARIFAQPVDVNEVPDYLDHIKNPMDFSTMRQRIDAQCYNNLEQFEADFNLIVNNCLKYNSKDTYFYRAAIRLRDQGGVLLRKARRDVEKIGFDTESGVHLTEAPEVKASPSFSWEDVDRLLVPANREHLPLEEQLQQLLEKFDLTCAMKSSPSRSKRLKLLKKTINDVRNEISLKKVVPSSHHCSSAAPTSSAPTLPEQEKPKDEKPKSNGHFADDEADKSLPPKLEPSDAAPPLIHSDSDPGPPTLKPVDAAPNRENKAHSKRPKLDAELPDLLSFPPRLNGHSHGGLAVLDADVSVIATSTLAEPTGTVNRRTSVLFRKSKTATPQVSSKSGGEDSDRLDGKDNDREEDDGEPLSSKSILSVVIPRLETLLHSKKRKRSDSRDDDEDGRAENEEETKTPVKKLDSGLSRALVEKEKRPELNSRSVEPRRRCASESSISSCNSLLGSTIPSLPKCGKGKPALVRRHTVDDKSELIACIETGNFAKAARIAAEVGNSNIWMPASAATVALEPLKLVWAKCSGYPSYPALIIDPHMPRVGCQHNGVSIPTPPMDVLRIGEQMQYKAEEKLYLVLFFDNKRSWQWLPRSKMVPLGMDKTIDKIKMMEGRTSSIRKAVQIAFSRAMNHLSIVQDEPVSDLSDVD from the exons atgaagaagaaagCTCGGCAGCACCGGGTGGCCGTGCCTCAGAGACCGCCGTCTCCCATCAAGCCCTCGCCCAACAAGCAGATCCTGACGTACGAGCAGGCGCAGCGCTTGGTGGAGTTCGAGATGGACGGCCGCATCCACCGCCTCAGCATCTACGACAAGCTGCAGGTGGTGTGCGACGACGACCCGGTCGTCCGGGAGATGGTGGAGTGCCTCAACAACAAGGAGAACGCCGACAAGCCGCAGCAGCCGGTCCTCCTTCGGTCGGTGCGgctaaaaaacaacaaggagaaaaagaacGCCGCCCTCGGCATTTTGGGGAACGACGAAGACGGCGGGCAGCCGACGGGCGTTCATCCTGGCCCCAAGCTTCCCGAACCCAAATTCCGCACCGTGGAATATAATCTCCCCGCCGTTCCTAAGCGACCCTCgtcttattttaaattcatcGAGAAGACGGATGAAGAGCTAGATGAGGACACGGAGTACGATATGGACGAGGAAGACTACGCCTGGCTGGATTTAGTCAACGAGAGGCGCCGCAGCGAAGGCTTTAGCCAGGTGTCGCACAACGTTTTCGAGTTCCTCATCGACCGCTTCGAGAAAGAACTCCACCTGGAGAGTCTGGACCAGGCCAGCGAAAAGCAAGCGCCCGTCGACGAGGACGCCGTCTGCAGCATCTGCATGGACGAGGAGTGCCACAACAGCAACGCCATCCTCTTCTGCGACATGTGCAACGTTGCAGTGCACCAGGAATGCTACGGCGTGCCGTACATCCCCGAGGGCCAGTGGCACTGCCGGCACTGCCTCCAGTCGCCCACGCAGCCCGCCGGCTGCATCCTCTGCCCCAACAAGGGCGGCGCGGTGAAGAAGACCGACGACGAGCGCTGGGGCCACGTGGTGTGCGCCCTGTGGGTCCCCGAGGTCGGCTTCTCTAACACCACCTTCATCGAGCCCATCGACGGCGTCAGTCAAATCCCGCCGGCCCGCTGGAAGCTGACGTGCTACATCTGCAAGGAGAAGGGCGTGGGCGCCTGCATCCAGTGCCACAAAGCCAACTGCTACACCGCCTTCCACGTCACCTGCGCCCAGAAGGCTGGCCTCTTCATGAAGATGGAGCCCATCCAGGAGGTTACCGACACGGGGGAGGCCACCTTCTCCGTCAAGAAGACGGCCTACTGCGGAGCGCACACGCCCAACGGCTGCGTGAGGAGGCCGCTGTCCATTTACCACGAATCCAAACCCAAAAACGGGCTCTGTAAGAAGCTGGACAAAGGGAGGGGGGACGAGAAGGGGCAGCAGaaaggaaaacagaagaaaaagagcaAGGGCAAGAAGCCCGAGCCCGAAGAGGAAGTGGAAGCAGTGATTCCCGCCGTGGTTCCTACATTCCCAGCACACAG GTTACAAACCATCCTGAACCAGGTCTccatccagaagaagaaagcctTCGTGGAGCTGGTCTTGAACTACTGGACGCTGAAAAGACAATCCAGGAACGGGATGCCGCTCATCAGGCGCCTCCAGACCAGCATGCAGTCCCAGAAGAACTCACAGCCG AGGCAGAACGAGGAGGAAAGCAGGTCATTGAAGGAGCAGCTGAAGGAGTGGCACCGCCTCCGACACGACCTGGAGAGAGCTCGCCTGCTGCTGGAGCTGATCCGTAAGAGGGAGAAGCTAAAGAGGGAAGAG ATCAAACTGCAGGAGTCTCTGCTGGAGATGCAGCTGACGCCGTTCAGCATTCTGCTCCGAGTCCTCCTGGACCAGCTGCAGGCCAAAGACCAGGCCCGGATCTTTGCCCAGCCTGTCGACGTTAATGAG GTGCCGGACTACCTGGACCACATCAAGAACCCGATGGATTTCTCCACCATGCGGCAGCGCATCGATGCCCAGTGCTACAACAACCTCGAGCAGTTCGAGGCCGACTTCAACCTCATCGTCAATAACTGCCTCAAGTACAACTCCAAGGACACGTATTTCTACCGAGCCGCAATCCGGCTCAGAGATCAGGGCGGGGTCTTGCTCAGAAAGGCCAGACGGGACGTGGAGAAGATCGGCTTCGACACGGAGAGCGGCGTGCACCTGACGGAAGCTCCCGAAGTCAAAGCCTCGCCCTCGTTTTCTTGGGAAGACG TGGACCGGTTGCTGGTTCCCGCCAACCGCGAGCATCTGCccctggaggagcagctgcagcagctgctggagaagTTCGACCTCACCTGCGCCATGAAGTCCAGCCCGTCGCGCAGCAAGCGCCTCAAGCTTCTCAAGAAGACCATCAACGACGTGCGCAACGAAATAAGCCTGAAGAAAGTGGTGCCGTCGAGTCATCACTGCTCCTCTGCAGCGCCGACCTCGTCAGCTCCCACGCTTCCAGAACAAGAAAAACCCAAAGACGAGAAGCCCAAGTCCAACGGGCATTTTGCAGATGATGAAG CAGACAAGTCCCTCCCTCCTAAACTGGAGCCGTCAGATGCGGCGCCCCCACTCATCCACTCGGATTCAGACCCGGGACCCCCCACCCTCAAACCAGTGGATGCCGCCCCGAACCGCGAGAACAAGGCTCACAGCAAGCGCCCCAAGCTGGACGCAGAGTTACCGGACCTGCTGTCCTTTCCTCCGCGCCTCAACGGCCACTCCCACGGCGGGCTGGCGGTGCTGGACGCAGACGTGAGCGTGATCGCCACGTCCACGCTGGCCGAGCCCACGGGCACGGTCAACCGGCGGACTTCTGTTCTCTTCCGGAAGTCCAAAACCGCCACCCCCCAGGTTTCCTCCAAGAGCGGAGGGGAGGATTCGGACAGGCTGGACGGGAAAGACAACGATCGGGAAGAGGACGACGGCGAGCCTCTGAGCTCCAAATCCATCCTGTCGGTGGTCATTCCGCGGCTGGAGACGCTGCTGCACAGCAAGAAGAGGAAACGCAGCGACAGCAGAGACGACGACGAGGACGGGCGGGCTGAGAACGAGGAGGAAACCAAGACTCCCGTCAAGAAGCTCGACAGTG GTCTGTCCAGAGCGCTTGTGGAGAAGGAGAAAAGGCCGGAGCTGAACAGCCGATCCGTGGAGCCGCGCAGACGCTGCGCCTCCGAGTCCTCCATCTCCTCATGCAACAGCCTGCTGGGAAG CACCATTCCCAGTCTTCCCAAATGCGGGAAGGGCAAACCCGCTCTGGTCCGTAGGCACACGGTGGACGATAAGAGCGAACTCATCGCCTGCATCGAAACGGGGAACTTTGCCAAAGCGGCGCGGATCGCAGCAG AGGTTGGCAACAGCAATATTTGGATGCCTGCTAGTGCTGCAACCGTTGCATTGGAACCCCTAAAGCTAGTTTGGGCCAAATGTAGTGGATACCCCTCCTACCCCGCCCTG ATTATCGACCCCCACATGCCTCGTGTTGGCTGTCAGCACAACGGGGTTTCCATCCCCACCCCCCCCATGGACGTGCTGCGCATCGGAGAGCAGATGCAGTACAAGGCCGAAGAGAAGCTCTACCTCGTCCTGTTCTTCGACAACAAGCGCAGCTG GCAATGGCTTCCTAGATCCAAGATGGTTCCTCTGGGGATGGACAAAACCATCGACAAAATCAAGATGATGGAAGGACGCACATCCAGCATTCGGAAGGCCGTACAGATCGCCTTCAGCCGCGCCATGAACCACCTGAGCATCGTGCAGGACGAGCCCGTCAGTGACCTCAGCGACGTGGACTGA